A single genomic interval of Vairimorpha necatrix chromosome 5, complete sequence harbors:
- a CDS encoding putative SP-containing membrane protein → MNMFFYFNLLAFTTKEIKSSNDETSLLNGIINTNDNITCSVLEGNFEKAGLSRMLIKEFAEFIWYIITNHLNFGFWKQIYWLEYKDEEKRTQMENAYYNAVYKAFDVKESISWVTTSLTEHEVYFIENFKNVTLEYYNVLNHCYKDIIPRDADISQTLQFILENITCFQWSLRDLPIIIVKMCKEMIDPYIRCFGENGIETIIEKLDERNNNKGYIYCEKFPNYPIKHSFSDHDIDYDAFDDYKKNVNNDLGYMSYFPYILIPLFIIILICTIYFKKNLVKFFKKITNRGPNNSEDLEVFFDNTQEV, encoded by the coding sequence AtgaatatgtttttttattttaatttattggCATTCACGACCAAGGAAATAAAATCAAGTAACGACGAGACAAGTCTTTTAAATGGTATTATTAATACTAATGATAATATAACATGTAGTGTGTTAGAAGGgaattttgaaaaagcTGGTTTATCGCGGATGTTAATTAAAGAATTCGCTGAATTTATTTGGTACATTATAACaaatcatttaaattttggtttttggaaacaaatatattggCTAGAATATAAAGACGAAGAAAAAAGAACACAGATGGAAAACGCATATTATAATGCTGTTTATAAGGCGTTCGATGTAAAAGAATCAATCTCTTGGGTAACAACCTCGTTGACAGAGCATGAggtttattttattgaaaattttaaaaatgtaacATTGGAATATTATAATGTGTTAAATCATTGCTACAAAGATATCATTCCCCGAGATGCTGATATAAGTCAAACATTACAATtcattttagaaaatataacatgCTTTCAGTGGAGTCTTAGGGATTTGCctattattattgttaaaaTGTGTAAAGAAATGATAGACCCATATATTAGATGTTTTGGTGAAAATGGTATAGAAACTATTATTGAAAAGTTAGAcgaaagaaataataacaaaGGGTATATTTATTGTGAAAAGTTTCCTAATTATCCAATAAAACACAGTTTCAGTGATCATGATATCGATTACGATGCCTTTGATGATTATAAGAAGAATGTTAACAATGACCTAGGATATATGAGCTATTTCCCTTATATATTAATccctttatttataattatcttAATTTGTACCatctattttaaaaaaaatctagtaaaattttttaaaaaaattactaatcGCGGGCCGAATAATTCTGAAGATTTGGAGGTATTTTTTGACAATACACAAGAAgtctaa